A single Hippocampus zosterae strain Florida chromosome 19, ASM2543408v3, whole genome shotgun sequence DNA region contains:
- the LOC127591974 gene encoding centrosomal protein of 128 kDa-like isoform X2 has translation MDTSSGSDSSDRWRGHRPQGREAHSKPVRERGRASGRAGDGHAADISEKISTLCSTLQDTNRNLTKVDHMLGQYREHTNDQAEAMALLRDNLEESISQLQAQRLSRANGAHSSASACSLHSSDLDGCPGSDGKPTSPLKDYAGTPGMRRRRRSHSASVRFKNSSLSGEDIHTLHQSMRDLRCDQQRLSVDLEQEIIRRNRADVDTRLAIESLSDHMAPIQRQDSTFERHKIDVSEREDTMTSRLLEKKSFKMEQELERVKRLLDQSEDSRESLVQQVENMRGELQRSRKEKTELQRVWLQSSQPIPGNHTSREEGRLQDMEKELAELRAQLRRASASSEVNELKNAVDRKESECIQLRIQLEGLSAELARREQQQVRMLEQLKDMQSKGQTERTETEALLQESTRSREELRAKAQKAVRQWRAKCNRLQKELEEARAHIQMHTDKAAKVANETERSHTQLKALSQQAQAARRELAESLQRLAQRDEELHRKDVALSESRQCQLAREQEIREAKESSDALQMELRRQSENLARLREENQRLVEQADTQTGLSQRHLNKQAELQVALSQMTSAHAQLAHRLSEAEASKKELLKVTAELRAKLAALEDEPDALRKQLQLEREVHRKELDNLKVALEGGRTKREEMQDMLRLCRQQRDEIQSHLNDVKAAAVSETNLCEVLRVKLDRMKEECDKLAAQLKSKEDAHALLCKKYQRLKLELDEVRLDEEGGRATVSELAKLEEKVAQMEAERVALLSSISDELDEAVQGLLRNGEDNFQATRKAGSVNDSSLWLAETKSKIRLLREEVREHNAREQRLRMQHKHTRAELKALRQTMGTERNAFLQRLDEQEKLLLCISTEKQELLEGNRKKVEEMRSLQDRVLDLEMNSLAAMDYVKLIPERRYMTDNFKDLEESQRQKEAAEQCYTKHKEIVWDLQHQLDESRRKIHECREEKLDATSRRMKLAVLASSMKSPDVFFGSPLRSDTLYPQQCLTTSDLDAPAVNMAKFLTDPCQLDGK, from the exons ATGGACACATCCAGTGGGTCAGATTCGAGTGACAGGTGGCGTGGACACAGGCCGCAGGGGCGCGAAGCCCACAGCAAACCTGTACGGGAAAGAGGCCGAGCCAGTGGGCGAGCAGGTGACGGCCATGCAGCTGACATCTCCGAGAAGATCAGCACACTGTGCAGCACTTTGCAG GATACCAATCGGAACTTGACCAAGGTGGACCACATGCTGGGCCAGTACAGGGAGCATACCAATGACCAGGCTGAAGCAATGGCTTTG CTTCGGGATAATCTGGAGGAGTCCATCAGTCAACTGCAGGCGCAGAGGCTGAGCAGGGCCAATGGTGCTCACAGCAGCGCTTCTGCATGCAGCTTGCATTCCAGTGACTTGGATGGTTGCCCTGGATCAG ATGGCAAACCGACCTCCCCGCTAAAGGACTACGCAGGAACGCCAGGgatgagaaggaggaggaggtctCACTCCGCAAGCGTTCGCTTCAAGAATAGTAGCTTGTCAGGAGAGGAC ATCCACACTTTACACCAGTCCATGAGAGATCTCCGCTGTGACCAACAGAGACTATCGGTAGACTTGGAGCAAGAAATCATCAGGAGAAATAG AGCTGATGTTGACACCAGGCTAGCAATTGAGAGCCTCTCCGATCACATGGCCCCTATTCAGCGACAAGACTCT ACTTTTGAGAGACATAAAATCGATGTCAGCGAGAGAGAGGACACTATGACATCCAGATTACTTGAAAAGAAGTCCTTCAAG ATGGaacaggagctggagagagtgaAGAGACTACTCGATCAGTCAGAGGACAGCAGAGAGTCACTGGTTCAACAg GTGGAGAATATGCGGGGTGAGCTGcagaggagcaggaaggagaaaacGGAGCTTCAGAGAGTCTGGCTACAGTCCAGTCAGCCAATCCCTGGCAACCATACAAGCAGGGAGGAGGGAAGATTACAAG ACATGGAAAAAGAGTTGGCGGAACTGCGAGCTCAACTGCGCCGGGCATCGGCCAGCAGTGAGGTCAATGAGCTAAAGAATGCTGTGGACCGCAAGGAGAGCGAGTGCATCCAGCTGAGAATCCAGTTGGAG GGCTTGTCTGCAGAGTTGGCACGGCGGGAGCAACAACAAGTCCGAATGCTTGAGCAGTTGAAGGATATGCAG AGCAAAGGACAGACAGAGAGGACCGAGACCGAGGCGCTACTCCAGGAGAGCACGAGGAGCAGAGAAGAACTGAGGGCCAAGGCCCAAAAGGCCGTGCGACAATGGAGGGCAAAGTGCAATCGACTGcagaaggagctggaggaggcccGCGCCCACATTCAGATGCACACTGACAAGGCAGCAAAG GTAGCCAACGAAACGGAGCGCTCCCACacccagctgaaggcgcttagcCAGCAGGCCCAGGCTGCCCGCAGAGAGCTTGCCGAAAGCCTACAACGTTTGGCCCAGCGTGATGAGGAGCTGCATCGCAAGGACGTGGCGCTCTCCGAGAGCCGCCAGTGCCAATTGGCTCGAGAGCAGGAAATCCGGGAG GCCAAGGAGTCCTCCGATGCCCTTCAGATGGAGCTTCGGCGTCAGTCGGAGAACCTGGCAAGACTGAGGGAAGAGAATCAGAGGCTCGTCGAGCAAGCGGACACGCAAACCGGTCTCAGTCAGAGACACCTGAATAAGCAGGCTGAGCTCCAGGTCGCGCTGAGTCAAATGACCTCAGCTCATGCCCAGCTCGCGCACCGCCTGAGCGAGGCGGAAGCTTCCAAGAAGGAGCTTCTGAAGGTCACGGCGGAATTGCGGGCCAAGCTGGCGGCGCTTGAGGATGAGCCGGACGCGCTACGGAAACAGCTGCAGCTCGAGAGAGAGGTTCATCGGAAGGAGCTGGACAACCTGAAGGTCGCGCTTGAAGGAGGCAGGACGAAGCGCGAGGAAATGCAAGACATGCTCCGACTCTGCCGTCAGCAGCGCGATGAGATCCAGTCACATCTAAATGACGTGAAG GCAGCCGCAGTGTCGGAGACGAATTTGTGCGAGGTGCTGCGCGTCAAGTTGGACAGGATGAAGGAGGAGTGTGATAAGTTGGCCGCGCAGCTGAAGTCAAAAGAGGATGCACATGCTCTCCTCTGCAAAAAATACCAGCGACTTAAACTGGAACTGGATGAA GTCAGGTTAGATGAAGAAGGCGGGCGTGCAACAGTATCCGAACTTGCCAAACTGGAAGAGAAGGTGGCACAGATGGAAGCCGAACGCGTGGCTCTACTTTCCTCCATCAGCGACGAACTAGATGAAGCTGTCCAAGGCCTGCTGAGGAATGGTGAAGACAACTTCCAG GCAACCAGGAAAGCCGGATCAGTCAACGACAGCTCCCTTTGGCTCGCAGAGACCAAG TCCAAGATACGCTTGCTGCGTGAGGAGGTGCGCGAGCACAACGCAAGAGAACAGCGCCTGAGGATGCAGCACAAGCACACCAGAGCTGAGCTGAAGGCACTCAGGCAGACTATGGGAACGGAGCGAAATGCGTTCTTGCAGCGCCTGGACGAACAAGAAAAGCTGCTGCTCTGCATCAGCACCGAAAAACAAG AATTGCTGGAGGGGAATCGCAAGAAGGTTGAAGAAATGAGAAGCCTGCAG GATCGTGTGTTGGATCTCGAGATG AACTCTCTAGCAGCAATGGACTACGTGAAGTTAATTCCAGAGAGGCGCTACATGACGGACAACTTCAAAGATTTGGAG GAGTCACAACGGCAGAAGGAGGCGGCTGAGCAGTGCTACACCAAACACAAGGAGATCGTCTGGGACCTGCAACACCAGCTCGATGAGTCCAGACGAAAAATCCACGAGTGCAGG GAAGAGAAGTTAGACGCCACTTCCAGGAGGATGAAGCTAGCTGTTCTGGCTTCCTCCATGAAAAGCCCCGACGTCTTCTTCGGCAGCCCTCTCAGATCCGATACACTGt ATCCACAGCAATGCCTGACCACATCTGACTTGGATGCCCCTGCAGTGAACATGGCCAAATTCCTCACAGATCCTTGCCAGCTCGACGGCAAGTGA
- the LOC127591974 gene encoding centrosomal protein of 128 kDa-like isoform X1, producing the protein MDTSSGSDSSDRWRGHRPQGREAHSKPVRERGRASGRAGDGHAADISEKISTLCSTLQDTNRNLTKVDHMLGQYREHTNDQAEAMALLRDNLEESISQLQAQRLSRANGAHSSASACSLHSSDLDGCPGSDGKPTSPLKDYAGTPGMRRRRRSHSASVRFKNSSLSGEDIHTLHQSMRDLRCDQQRLSVDLEQEIIRRNRADVDTRLAIESLSDHMAPIQRQDSTFERHKIDVSEREDTMTSRLLEKKSFKVSTHLNGFLSLKAEIRFGRCSILLTLSSNNTPSRCPEMEQELERVKRLLDQSEDSRESLVQQVENMRGELQRSRKEKTELQRVWLQSSQPIPGNHTSREEGRLQDMEKELAELRAQLRRASASSEVNELKNAVDRKESECIQLRIQLEGLSAELARREQQQVRMLEQLKDMQSKGQTERTETEALLQESTRSREELRAKAQKAVRQWRAKCNRLQKELEEARAHIQMHTDKAAKVANETERSHTQLKALSQQAQAARRELAESLQRLAQRDEELHRKDVALSESRQCQLAREQEIREAKESSDALQMELRRQSENLARLREENQRLVEQADTQTGLSQRHLNKQAELQVALSQMTSAHAQLAHRLSEAEASKKELLKVTAELRAKLAALEDEPDALRKQLQLEREVHRKELDNLKVALEGGRTKREEMQDMLRLCRQQRDEIQSHLNDVKAAAVSETNLCEVLRVKLDRMKEECDKLAAQLKSKEDAHALLCKKYQRLKLELDEVRLDEEGGRATVSELAKLEEKVAQMEAERVALLSSISDELDEAVQGLLRNGEDNFQATRKAGSVNDSSLWLAETKSKIRLLREEVREHNAREQRLRMQHKHTRAELKALRQTMGTERNAFLQRLDEQEKLLLCISTEKQELLEGNRKKVEEMRSLQDRVLDLEMNSLAAMDYVKLIPERRYMTDNFKDLEESQRQKEAAEQCYTKHKEIVWDLQHQLDESRRKIHECREEKLDATSRRMKLAVLASSMKSPDVFFGSPLRSDTLYPQQCLTTSDLDAPAVNMAKFLTDPCQLDGK; encoded by the exons ATGGACACATCCAGTGGGTCAGATTCGAGTGACAGGTGGCGTGGACACAGGCCGCAGGGGCGCGAAGCCCACAGCAAACCTGTACGGGAAAGAGGCCGAGCCAGTGGGCGAGCAGGTGACGGCCATGCAGCTGACATCTCCGAGAAGATCAGCACACTGTGCAGCACTTTGCAG GATACCAATCGGAACTTGACCAAGGTGGACCACATGCTGGGCCAGTACAGGGAGCATACCAATGACCAGGCTGAAGCAATGGCTTTG CTTCGGGATAATCTGGAGGAGTCCATCAGTCAACTGCAGGCGCAGAGGCTGAGCAGGGCCAATGGTGCTCACAGCAGCGCTTCTGCATGCAGCTTGCATTCCAGTGACTTGGATGGTTGCCCTGGATCAG ATGGCAAACCGACCTCCCCGCTAAAGGACTACGCAGGAACGCCAGGgatgagaaggaggaggaggtctCACTCCGCAAGCGTTCGCTTCAAGAATAGTAGCTTGTCAGGAGAGGAC ATCCACACTTTACACCAGTCCATGAGAGATCTCCGCTGTGACCAACAGAGACTATCGGTAGACTTGGAGCAAGAAATCATCAGGAGAAATAG AGCTGATGTTGACACCAGGCTAGCAATTGAGAGCCTCTCCGATCACATGGCCCCTATTCAGCGACAAGACTCT ACTTTTGAGAGACATAAAATCGATGTCAGCGAGAGAGAGGACACTATGACATCCAGATTACTTGAAAAGAAGTCCTTCAAGGTGAGTACACATTTGAATGGATTTCTTTCGCTGAAAGCCGAAATCAGATTTGGTCGCTGTTCAATTTTACTGACATTATCATCGAATAACACCCCCTCACGCTGTCCCGAGATGGaacaggagctggagagagtgaAGAGACTACTCGATCAGTCAGAGGACAGCAGAGAGTCACTGGTTCAACAg GTGGAGAATATGCGGGGTGAGCTGcagaggagcaggaaggagaaaacGGAGCTTCAGAGAGTCTGGCTACAGTCCAGTCAGCCAATCCCTGGCAACCATACAAGCAGGGAGGAGGGAAGATTACAAG ACATGGAAAAAGAGTTGGCGGAACTGCGAGCTCAACTGCGCCGGGCATCGGCCAGCAGTGAGGTCAATGAGCTAAAGAATGCTGTGGACCGCAAGGAGAGCGAGTGCATCCAGCTGAGAATCCAGTTGGAG GGCTTGTCTGCAGAGTTGGCACGGCGGGAGCAACAACAAGTCCGAATGCTTGAGCAGTTGAAGGATATGCAG AGCAAAGGACAGACAGAGAGGACCGAGACCGAGGCGCTACTCCAGGAGAGCACGAGGAGCAGAGAAGAACTGAGGGCCAAGGCCCAAAAGGCCGTGCGACAATGGAGGGCAAAGTGCAATCGACTGcagaaggagctggaggaggcccGCGCCCACATTCAGATGCACACTGACAAGGCAGCAAAG GTAGCCAACGAAACGGAGCGCTCCCACacccagctgaaggcgcttagcCAGCAGGCCCAGGCTGCCCGCAGAGAGCTTGCCGAAAGCCTACAACGTTTGGCCCAGCGTGATGAGGAGCTGCATCGCAAGGACGTGGCGCTCTCCGAGAGCCGCCAGTGCCAATTGGCTCGAGAGCAGGAAATCCGGGAG GCCAAGGAGTCCTCCGATGCCCTTCAGATGGAGCTTCGGCGTCAGTCGGAGAACCTGGCAAGACTGAGGGAAGAGAATCAGAGGCTCGTCGAGCAAGCGGACACGCAAACCGGTCTCAGTCAGAGACACCTGAATAAGCAGGCTGAGCTCCAGGTCGCGCTGAGTCAAATGACCTCAGCTCATGCCCAGCTCGCGCACCGCCTGAGCGAGGCGGAAGCTTCCAAGAAGGAGCTTCTGAAGGTCACGGCGGAATTGCGGGCCAAGCTGGCGGCGCTTGAGGATGAGCCGGACGCGCTACGGAAACAGCTGCAGCTCGAGAGAGAGGTTCATCGGAAGGAGCTGGACAACCTGAAGGTCGCGCTTGAAGGAGGCAGGACGAAGCGCGAGGAAATGCAAGACATGCTCCGACTCTGCCGTCAGCAGCGCGATGAGATCCAGTCACATCTAAATGACGTGAAG GCAGCCGCAGTGTCGGAGACGAATTTGTGCGAGGTGCTGCGCGTCAAGTTGGACAGGATGAAGGAGGAGTGTGATAAGTTGGCCGCGCAGCTGAAGTCAAAAGAGGATGCACATGCTCTCCTCTGCAAAAAATACCAGCGACTTAAACTGGAACTGGATGAA GTCAGGTTAGATGAAGAAGGCGGGCGTGCAACAGTATCCGAACTTGCCAAACTGGAAGAGAAGGTGGCACAGATGGAAGCCGAACGCGTGGCTCTACTTTCCTCCATCAGCGACGAACTAGATGAAGCTGTCCAAGGCCTGCTGAGGAATGGTGAAGACAACTTCCAG GCAACCAGGAAAGCCGGATCAGTCAACGACAGCTCCCTTTGGCTCGCAGAGACCAAG TCCAAGATACGCTTGCTGCGTGAGGAGGTGCGCGAGCACAACGCAAGAGAACAGCGCCTGAGGATGCAGCACAAGCACACCAGAGCTGAGCTGAAGGCACTCAGGCAGACTATGGGAACGGAGCGAAATGCGTTCTTGCAGCGCCTGGACGAACAAGAAAAGCTGCTGCTCTGCATCAGCACCGAAAAACAAG AATTGCTGGAGGGGAATCGCAAGAAGGTTGAAGAAATGAGAAGCCTGCAG GATCGTGTGTTGGATCTCGAGATG AACTCTCTAGCAGCAATGGACTACGTGAAGTTAATTCCAGAGAGGCGCTACATGACGGACAACTTCAAAGATTTGGAG GAGTCACAACGGCAGAAGGAGGCGGCTGAGCAGTGCTACACCAAACACAAGGAGATCGTCTGGGACCTGCAACACCAGCTCGATGAGTCCAGACGAAAAATCCACGAGTGCAGG GAAGAGAAGTTAGACGCCACTTCCAGGAGGATGAAGCTAGCTGTTCTGGCTTCCTCCATGAAAAGCCCCGACGTCTTCTTCGGCAGCCCTCTCAGATCCGATACACTGt ATCCACAGCAATGCCTGACCACATCTGACTTGGATGCCCCTGCAGTGAACATGGCCAAATTCCTCACAGATCCTTGCCAGCTCGACGGCAAGTGA
- the LOC127591974 gene encoding centrosomal protein of 128 kDa-like isoform X3: MRRRRRSHSASVRFKNSSLSGEDIHTLHQSMRDLRCDQQRLSVDLEQEIIRRNRADVDTRLAIESLSDHMAPIQRQDSTFERHKIDVSEREDTMTSRLLEKKSFKVSTHLNGFLSLKAEIRFGRCSILLTLSSNNTPSRCPEMEQELERVKRLLDQSEDSRESLVQQVENMRGELQRSRKEKTELQRVWLQSSQPIPGNHTSREEGRLQDMEKELAELRAQLRRASASSEVNELKNAVDRKESECIQLRIQLEGLSAELARREQQQVRMLEQLKDMQSKGQTERTETEALLQESTRSREELRAKAQKAVRQWRAKCNRLQKELEEARAHIQMHTDKAAKVANETERSHTQLKALSQQAQAARRELAESLQRLAQRDEELHRKDVALSESRQCQLAREQEIREAKESSDALQMELRRQSENLARLREENQRLVEQADTQTGLSQRHLNKQAELQVALSQMTSAHAQLAHRLSEAEASKKELLKVTAELRAKLAALEDEPDALRKQLQLEREVHRKELDNLKVALEGGRTKREEMQDMLRLCRQQRDEIQSHLNDVKAAAVSETNLCEVLRVKLDRMKEECDKLAAQLKSKEDAHALLCKKYQRLKLELDEVRLDEEGGRATVSELAKLEEKVAQMEAERVALLSSISDELDEAVQGLLRNGEDNFQATRKAGSVNDSSLWLAETKSKIRLLREEVREHNAREQRLRMQHKHTRAELKALRQTMGTERNAFLQRLDEQEKLLLCISTEKQELLEGNRKKVEEMRSLQDRVLDLEMNSLAAMDYVKLIPERRYMTDNFKDLEESQRQKEAAEQCYTKHKEIVWDLQHQLDESRRKIHECREEKLDATSRRMKLAVLASSMKSPDVFFGSPLRSDTLYPQQCLTTSDLDAPAVNMAKFLTDPCQLDGK; the protein is encoded by the exons atgagaaggaggaggaggtctCACTCCGCAAGCGTTCGCTTCAAGAATAGTAGCTTGTCAGGAGAGGAC ATCCACACTTTACACCAGTCCATGAGAGATCTCCGCTGTGACCAACAGAGACTATCGGTAGACTTGGAGCAAGAAATCATCAGGAGAAATAG AGCTGATGTTGACACCAGGCTAGCAATTGAGAGCCTCTCCGATCACATGGCCCCTATTCAGCGACAAGACTCT ACTTTTGAGAGACATAAAATCGATGTCAGCGAGAGAGAGGACACTATGACATCCAGATTACTTGAAAAGAAGTCCTTCAAGGTGAGTACACATTTGAATGGATTTCTTTCGCTGAAAGCCGAAATCAGATTTGGTCGCTGTTCAATTTTACTGACATTATCATCGAATAACACCCCCTCACGCTGTCCCGAGATGGaacaggagctggagagagtgaAGAGACTACTCGATCAGTCAGAGGACAGCAGAGAGTCACTGGTTCAACAg GTGGAGAATATGCGGGGTGAGCTGcagaggagcaggaaggagaaaacGGAGCTTCAGAGAGTCTGGCTACAGTCCAGTCAGCCAATCCCTGGCAACCATACAAGCAGGGAGGAGGGAAGATTACAAG ACATGGAAAAAGAGTTGGCGGAACTGCGAGCTCAACTGCGCCGGGCATCGGCCAGCAGTGAGGTCAATGAGCTAAAGAATGCTGTGGACCGCAAGGAGAGCGAGTGCATCCAGCTGAGAATCCAGTTGGAG GGCTTGTCTGCAGAGTTGGCACGGCGGGAGCAACAACAAGTCCGAATGCTTGAGCAGTTGAAGGATATGCAG AGCAAAGGACAGACAGAGAGGACCGAGACCGAGGCGCTACTCCAGGAGAGCACGAGGAGCAGAGAAGAACTGAGGGCCAAGGCCCAAAAGGCCGTGCGACAATGGAGGGCAAAGTGCAATCGACTGcagaaggagctggaggaggcccGCGCCCACATTCAGATGCACACTGACAAGGCAGCAAAG GTAGCCAACGAAACGGAGCGCTCCCACacccagctgaaggcgcttagcCAGCAGGCCCAGGCTGCCCGCAGAGAGCTTGCCGAAAGCCTACAACGTTTGGCCCAGCGTGATGAGGAGCTGCATCGCAAGGACGTGGCGCTCTCCGAGAGCCGCCAGTGCCAATTGGCTCGAGAGCAGGAAATCCGGGAG GCCAAGGAGTCCTCCGATGCCCTTCAGATGGAGCTTCGGCGTCAGTCGGAGAACCTGGCAAGACTGAGGGAAGAGAATCAGAGGCTCGTCGAGCAAGCGGACACGCAAACCGGTCTCAGTCAGAGACACCTGAATAAGCAGGCTGAGCTCCAGGTCGCGCTGAGTCAAATGACCTCAGCTCATGCCCAGCTCGCGCACCGCCTGAGCGAGGCGGAAGCTTCCAAGAAGGAGCTTCTGAAGGTCACGGCGGAATTGCGGGCCAAGCTGGCGGCGCTTGAGGATGAGCCGGACGCGCTACGGAAACAGCTGCAGCTCGAGAGAGAGGTTCATCGGAAGGAGCTGGACAACCTGAAGGTCGCGCTTGAAGGAGGCAGGACGAAGCGCGAGGAAATGCAAGACATGCTCCGACTCTGCCGTCAGCAGCGCGATGAGATCCAGTCACATCTAAATGACGTGAAG GCAGCCGCAGTGTCGGAGACGAATTTGTGCGAGGTGCTGCGCGTCAAGTTGGACAGGATGAAGGAGGAGTGTGATAAGTTGGCCGCGCAGCTGAAGTCAAAAGAGGATGCACATGCTCTCCTCTGCAAAAAATACCAGCGACTTAAACTGGAACTGGATGAA GTCAGGTTAGATGAAGAAGGCGGGCGTGCAACAGTATCCGAACTTGCCAAACTGGAAGAGAAGGTGGCACAGATGGAAGCCGAACGCGTGGCTCTACTTTCCTCCATCAGCGACGAACTAGATGAAGCTGTCCAAGGCCTGCTGAGGAATGGTGAAGACAACTTCCAG GCAACCAGGAAAGCCGGATCAGTCAACGACAGCTCCCTTTGGCTCGCAGAGACCAAG TCCAAGATACGCTTGCTGCGTGAGGAGGTGCGCGAGCACAACGCAAGAGAACAGCGCCTGAGGATGCAGCACAAGCACACCAGAGCTGAGCTGAAGGCACTCAGGCAGACTATGGGAACGGAGCGAAATGCGTTCTTGCAGCGCCTGGACGAACAAGAAAAGCTGCTGCTCTGCATCAGCACCGAAAAACAAG AATTGCTGGAGGGGAATCGCAAGAAGGTTGAAGAAATGAGAAGCCTGCAG GATCGTGTGTTGGATCTCGAGATG AACTCTCTAGCAGCAATGGACTACGTGAAGTTAATTCCAGAGAGGCGCTACATGACGGACAACTTCAAAGATTTGGAG GAGTCACAACGGCAGAAGGAGGCGGCTGAGCAGTGCTACACCAAACACAAGGAGATCGTCTGGGACCTGCAACACCAGCTCGATGAGTCCAGACGAAAAATCCACGAGTGCAGG GAAGAGAAGTTAGACGCCACTTCCAGGAGGATGAAGCTAGCTGTTCTGGCTTCCTCCATGAAAAGCCCCGACGTCTTCTTCGGCAGCCCTCTCAGATCCGATACACTGt ATCCACAGCAATGCCTGACCACATCTGACTTGGATGCCCCTGCAGTGAACATGGCCAAATTCCTCACAGATCCTTGCCAGCTCGACGGCAAGTGA